The Deltaproteobacteria bacterium genome has a window encoding:
- a CDS encoding type II toxin-antitoxin system prevent-host-death family antitoxin, which translates to MGRRIELNEAKRQLESLFEVALKGEEVLIAQNDQPVLKLIPICKVARERKAGSAKGLIKLASDFDAPIEDFRTYTE; encoded by the coding sequence ATGGGAAGACGCATTGAACTAAACGAAGCAAAGCGCCAGTTGGAGTCTCTTTTTGAGGTAGCCCTGAAGGGTGAAGAGGTGCTGATTGCGCAAAACGACCAACCGGTGCTGAAACTGATCCCGATCTGCAAAGTCGCACGAGAGCGCAAGGCGGGGAGTGCAAAGGGACTCATCAAGCTAGCAAGTGATTTTGACGCGCCAATCGAAGATTTTCGCACCTATACGGAATGA